From Desulfuromonas soudanensis, the proteins below share one genomic window:
- a CDS encoding GAF domain-containing protein, which produces MYSPEFLERDLAILQEISRAIVVSDDVGTIARLMLDLAIRHTGAEKGSLMLLGDNQELSILDSKGIDPSLATTYRVRVGEGIAGRVAQSGEAVLVEDIRTDARFLSVGRDRYRTRSFISCPIVGELGVLGVLNLNDKTSGEPFTTLEFSLLKIIASQAAIALKNAHLLQRLKSKAVELEEVNRMLVESDIVRTEFMTRISHELRTPLNSIKGAVFHLQNSERFPADDHGEFQRMIDTETDKLIAIVETQLDFLHFGGSGRTLKKTIFPFGYHLLETLRSRVLGEVMASKNLTLRVEPGSGPVEVDGDFIQVNQMLVNLIEGVIHYLEDGSAMTCSLEKGEQIELSLISSSRLPESVLKNHFTGDSFYYDDQSSGSIRLHLALKTAEAHGWKWLGVSDDSGFRITLQIPHAASCSSESLT; this is translated from the coding sequence ATGTACAGTCCCGAATTCCTTGAGCGCGATCTCGCCATTCTTCAGGAAATCTCCCGCGCCATTGTCGTGAGCGACGACGTCGGCACCATCGCCCGTCTCATGCTCGATCTGGCCATTCGCCATACCGGTGCCGAGAAGGGTTCCCTGATGCTTCTGGGCGACAATCAGGAACTCTCCATCCTCGACTCCAAGGGGATCGACCCCTCCTTGGCGACCACCTACCGGGTCAGGGTCGGCGAGGGGATCGCCGGAAGGGTGGCCCAGAGCGGCGAGGCGGTTCTGGTGGAAGATATCCGCACCGATGCGCGCTTTTTATCCGTCGGCCGGGATCGCTATCGCACCCGCTCCTTTATTTCCTGCCCCATTGTCGGTGAGCTCGGAGTCCTCGGTGTTCTCAACCTGAACGACAAGACCAGCGGCGAACCCTTTACAACCCTCGAATTTTCCCTCCTGAAAATCATCGCCAGCCAGGCGGCGATAGCCTTGAAAAACGCCCATCTTCTCCAGCGATTAAAAAGCAAGGCGGTCGAACTTGAAGAGGTCAACCGCATGCTGGTTGAGTCCGATATCGTCCGCACCGAATTCATGACCCGCATTTCCCATGAACTCCGCACCCCCCTCAATTCGATCAAGGGGGCGGTGTTCCATCTGCAGAATTCCGAGCGCTTCCCCGCTGACGATCACGGCGAGTTCCAGCGCATGATCGACACCGAGACCGATAAACTCATCGCCATTGTCGAGACGCAGCTCGATTTTCTGCATTTCGGCGGGAGCGGCCGGACGCTGAAAAAAACGATTTTTCCCTTCGGTTATCATCTTCTGGAAACGCTGCGCTCCCGGGTTCTCGGGGAGGTCATGGCCAGCAAAAACCTCACCCTCCGGGTTGAACCGGGATCGGGTCCGGTGGAGGTGGATGGCGATTTCATTCAGGTGAACCAGATGCTGGTGAATCTTATCGAAGGGGTGATTCATTATCTCGAAGACGGTTCGGCCATGACCTGTTCCCTGGAAAAGGGGGAACAGATCGAGCTGAGCCTGATCTCCTCCTCCCGGTTGCCGGAGAGTGTCCTGAAAAACCACTTTACAGGCGATTCCTTCTACTATGACGACCAGTCCTCCGGGTCGATCCGACTCCATCTCGCCCTGAAAACGGCCGAGGCCCACGGCTGGAAGTGGCTCGGAGTGTCCGATGACAGCGGTTTTCGGATCACCCTGCAGATACCCCATGCCGCCAGTTGTTCTTCCGAATCATTGACCTGA
- a CDS encoding ATP-binding protein — translation MARHIVEFRVDRHLAVQGDEGRGGIVRSWEGIPYYEVLPRIMVDDGDAVGQVLRSGRPLKIEGYHFGCLFEAFTSDIAIRPLLSRDGEVTGAEISFELPAELGLPGYGSPFRNLIDIGKSASFLAHGVRNPLNAIKGAVVYLRSRFAHEPTLLDFTGIMEEEITKLDRFIAGFLSGSYSHAETEGVDIRELLKKIETFTLLQAQAKGVSVTFGCSAILPMKLNLFQIEQALLNVLNNSLQAVLPGGEVRVEAREEEGSEGSKVVIEITDNGPGFIDRSAEISDPARQENGNGRGFGLFISREVMKHHGGTLEIKSTRGRGTSVRLCLPRLLESEG, via the coding sequence TTGGCCAGGCATATTGTCGAATTCAGGGTCGATCGGCACCTCGCTGTTCAGGGGGACGAAGGCCGGGGCGGCATCGTAAGGAGTTGGGAGGGGATTCCCTATTACGAAGTTCTGCCGCGGATCATGGTCGATGACGGCGATGCCGTGGGTCAGGTGCTGAGGAGCGGGCGTCCGCTGAAGATTGAGGGGTATCATTTCGGCTGCCTCTTTGAGGCCTTTACCTCCGATATTGCCATCCGCCCCCTTCTTTCCCGCGACGGGGAGGTCACCGGTGCCGAAATCTCCTTCGAACTCCCCGCCGAACTCGGTTTGCCGGGGTACGGCAGTCCTTTCCGGAATCTGATCGATATCGGCAAAAGCGCCTCGTTTCTGGCTCACGGGGTCCGCAATCCCCTGAACGCCATCAAGGGGGCGGTGGTCTATCTGCGGAGCCGATTTGCCCACGAGCCGACCCTTCTCGATTTCACCGGCATCATGGAAGAGGAAATTACCAAGCTTGACCGGTTCATCGCTGGATTTTTGAGCGGATCCTATAGCCATGCTGAAACAGAAGGGGTCGACATCCGTGAACTGCTGAAGAAAATCGAGACCTTCACCCTTCTTCAGGCCCAGGCCAAGGGGGTGTCCGTCACCTTCGGCTGTTCCGCTATTCTCCCCATGAAACTCAATCTTTTCCAGATCGAGCAGGCCCTGCTCAATGTTCTCAACAACTCTCTCCAGGCCGTTCTCCCGGGAGGAGAGGTCCGGGTCGAAGCCCGGGAAGAGGAAGGGTCCGAGGGGTCGAAGGTGGTGATCGAAATAACCGACAACGGCCCCGGGTTCATCGACCGGTCTGCGGAGATTTCTGATCCGGCCCGCCAGGAGAACGGCAATGGTCGCGGTTTCGGCCTGTTCATTTCCCGGGAAGTCATGAAGCATCACGGCGGAACTCTGGAAATCAAGAGCACCAGGGGACGGGGAACCTCTGTCCGGCTCTGTCTTCCCCGTTTATTGGAAAGTGAGGGGTAG
- a CDS encoding sigma-54-dependent transcriptional regulator, whose translation MADISSGRVLVVDDEPNALKVLSSILFEEGYAVSQAPNASEALDKVRSQDFDAVITDMKMPGRDGMQLYDDLNTQFPDIPVIFLTAYGTVESAVRAMNRGAFYYFIKPPDYMSLKGTLARAVEERRMKRTLGEGRCSENGCKILGNNPGLKKILAQVHAVRDSSSSVLVRGETGTGKELIARALHYGSIRQGHPFVAVNCAAIPSELIEAELFGHEKGAFTGAVGRRVGRVEQAAGGTLFLDEIGELKPAVQAKLLRVIQEKEVQRLGSNHTVAVEFRLVSSTNRNLVKDVAKGTFREDLYYRINVVEFEVPPLRERREDIPLLVHAFLEEFCAREHKVLFFGDEVMNQLCRFPWPGNIRQLRNVVERAVVLSRGKTMTLRDLPGELTDFDRHGSGTGEQPTLKELEVRTIRDVLRSCDGNKSQAAKILGFSRKALYKRLKDFPLH comes from the coding sequence ATGGCAGATATCTCGAGCGGTCGTGTGCTGGTCGTCGATGACGAGCCGAATGCCTTGAAGGTCCTTTCCTCCATCCTTTTCGAGGAGGGGTATGCCGTATCCCAGGCTCCTAACGCCTCCGAGGCCTTGGACAAGGTTCGGAGTCAGGATTTCGATGCCGTGATTACCGACATGAAGATGCCCGGCCGGGATGGCATGCAGCTTTACGATGATCTTAATACCCAATTCCCCGATATCCCTGTCATTTTTCTCACCGCCTATGGAACCGTCGAGTCGGCCGTTCGCGCCATGAATCGGGGGGCGTTCTACTATTTCATCAAACCTCCCGATTATATGAGCCTCAAGGGTACCCTGGCACGTGCGGTAGAAGAACGACGGATGAAAAGAACCCTCGGGGAGGGCCGATGTTCTGAAAACGGCTGCAAAATTCTCGGCAATAATCCCGGTTTGAAAAAGATTCTTGCCCAGGTTCATGCGGTACGGGATTCGTCAAGCAGCGTCCTTGTCCGGGGGGAAACAGGGACCGGTAAAGAATTGATCGCCCGGGCGCTTCACTACGGCAGCATCCGTCAGGGCCATCCCTTTGTCGCGGTCAATTGTGCCGCCATTCCCTCCGAACTTATCGAGGCCGAACTTTTCGGCCATGAAAAGGGGGCCTTCACCGGGGCGGTCGGGCGACGGGTCGGGCGGGTGGAACAGGCCGCCGGAGGAACCCTCTTCCTCGACGAAATCGGCGAGTTGAAACCAGCGGTACAGGCCAAGCTGCTCCGGGTGATTCAGGAAAAGGAGGTGCAGCGGCTCGGCAGCAACCACACCGTCGCGGTGGAATTTCGGCTCGTTTCATCCACCAACCGAAACCTTGTTAAGGACGTCGCCAAGGGAACCTTTCGCGAGGATCTCTATTACCGGATCAACGTGGTCGAATTCGAAGTTCCGCCCCTTCGCGAACGCCGGGAGGACATCCCGCTTCTGGTCCACGCGTTTCTTGAGGAATTCTGTGCCCGGGAACACAAAGTCCTTTTCTTCGGCGACGAGGTCATGAACCAGCTGTGCCGTTTTCCCTGGCCTGGAAACATACGCCAACTGCGTAATGTCGTGGAAAGGGCCGTGGTTCTTTCCCGGGGGAAAACCATGACACTCCGCGACCTTCCCGGCGAGCTGACAGACTTCGATCGGCACGGGTCCGGCACGGGGGAGCAGCCGACTCTCAAGGAGCTGGAGGTCAGGACCATCCGCGACGTGCTTCGGTCCTGCGACGGCAACAAGTCGCAGGCGGCAAAAATTCTCGGCTTTTCCCGCAAGGCTCTCTACAAAAGACTCAAGGATTTCCCCCTCCACTAG
- a CDS encoding DEAD/DEAH box helicase: MNRPLTDDDIIAVCGRIGFDRGRRYHDEGKVLGVEWDPAEELILGTVSGSYRNRYRQEIQLTLEEEIFRFEGECTCPMEDNCKHVVAVVLEWRRKFGSPRAQTLSRKTGHSDVLLWQQNILGLLDSKKRSQHHPLPGQVLLYRLNLQVYREHTTFFLQAFKSRPLKNGRWGKAAPFNLQQLTGYYYPPSWVDAGDVTIAELARQTTTPTGTAVLSGDVGALLLKRLLQTGRCFFEKEFETPLTLGPLREAHFSWLEEKEGGRRLRLDLDGCDDSCLPIPTDPPWYVDPLSHQCGPIAQDLAPELFHALCHLPPLDKGELTPFSQFLSLNLPPDVLPLPAPLDYVVWDDPPTPVLQLRGEIGSKGNLIHVARSRFAYGPCLLPPRAEDAPSQELVRHGEGELLIRRDLAAEERHLATLLLFGLVPASLVGIGEAGERDMVITAETAAGSAARWRNLLQALPQLEADGWRIERDESFKLNFMTAGEVTAVIDESEDTGWFDIGLDIEFQGRTVPLLPLLTQWLEEGESEEPLFVDIGAGSWLEVPRSVLKPIVGTLLELYQKQSVGENGQLRLPRQQAPLLQVLEEQLCREGGRLRWQGGAKIRRLAEELRNFQGVEAVPAPLGLCATLRPYQERGLAWLQFLRGYGFGGILADDMGLGKTVQTLAHLLVELEAGRLERPALVVAPTSVLSNWQSEAARFAPELRILVLHGSKRAEHFAALEGYHLVITSYALLPRDVATLVRTSWHSVILDEAQYIKNPKSRAAQAACALPAANRLCLTGTPLENHLGELWSLFHFLMPGFLGQETAFNTLFRYPIEKRGVGGRRQQLVRRIAPFILRRDKVQVATELPSKTEIIQRVEFDSAQRRLYESIRVAMADKIGKILKAKGLARSHIEMLDALLKLRQVCCDPRLVKLESARKVKDSAKLQVLMEMLEELMDEGRKVLIFSQFASMLLLIEEELQARQIKYSKLTGQTRKRDAAIALFQTGEVPVFLVSLKAGGVGLNLTAADTVIHYDPWWNPAVENQATDRAYRIGQDKPVFVYKLVAANTVEEKILQLQQRKQALAGDIYQKRQGEEDSVSGLRAEDFLGLFDG, from the coding sequence ATGAACCGCCCTTTGACCGATGACGACATTATCGCGGTCTGCGGACGCATCGGTTTCGACCGCGGCCGCCGTTACCACGATGAAGGAAAAGTCCTCGGAGTGGAATGGGACCCCGCCGAGGAGTTGATCCTCGGCACCGTCTCCGGCAGCTATCGCAACCGCTACCGTCAGGAGATCCAGCTGACCCTCGAAGAGGAGATCTTCCGCTTCGAGGGGGAATGCACCTGTCCCATGGAGGACAACTGCAAGCATGTCGTGGCCGTCGTCCTCGAATGGCGCCGCAAATTCGGCTCACCTCGTGCGCAGACGCTCTCGCGGAAAACCGGGCACAGCGACGTCCTCCTCTGGCAGCAAAACATCCTCGGCCTTCTCGACAGCAAGAAGAGGTCGCAGCATCACCCCCTTCCCGGGCAGGTCCTCCTTTATCGACTGAACCTGCAGGTTTATCGGGAGCATACGACCTTTTTTCTCCAGGCTTTCAAGAGTCGCCCCCTGAAAAACGGACGCTGGGGGAAGGCGGCTCCTTTCAATCTGCAGCAGCTCACCGGCTATTATTACCCTCCCTCCTGGGTCGATGCCGGGGACGTGACCATTGCCGAGCTGGCCCGGCAGACCACGACGCCCACGGGAACGGCGGTCCTCTCCGGAGACGTGGGGGCCCTGCTCCTCAAGCGCCTGCTGCAAACCGGCCGCTGTTTTTTCGAGAAGGAATTCGAGACCCCCCTGACCCTCGGTCCCCTGCGGGAGGCGCATTTTTCATGGCTGGAGGAAAAAGAGGGGGGCCGCCGTCTGCGTCTGGACCTCGATGGGTGCGATGACTCCTGTCTGCCGATTCCCACCGATCCCCCCTGGTATGTGGATCCGCTGAGCCATCAATGCGGGCCGATCGCCCAGGACCTGGCTCCGGAACTCTTCCACGCCCTCTGCCATCTGCCGCCGCTGGACAAGGGTGAATTGACCCCTTTCAGCCAGTTCCTCTCCCTTAACCTCCCTCCCGATGTCCTGCCGCTTCCGGCCCCTCTGGACTATGTCGTCTGGGATGATCCGCCGACGCCGGTTCTGCAGCTCCGCGGAGAAATCGGTTCCAAGGGCAACCTCATCCATGTGGCGCGGTCCCGCTTCGCCTATGGCCCCTGCCTCCTCCCCCCCCGTGCCGAGGACGCTCCCTCCCAGGAGTTGGTGCGCCACGGGGAAGGGGAGTTGCTGATTCGCCGCGACCTGGCCGCAGAAGAGAGGCACCTTGCAACGCTGCTGCTCTTCGGTCTGGTTCCGGCCTCCCTGGTCGGAATCGGGGAGGCCGGGGAGCGGGACATGGTCATTACCGCCGAGACGGCGGCCGGTTCGGCGGCACGCTGGCGGAACCTTCTCCAGGCGTTGCCGCAGCTCGAGGCCGATGGCTGGCGGATCGAACGGGACGAGAGCTTCAAGCTCAATTTCATGACCGCAGGAGAGGTGACGGCGGTCATCGACGAGTCCGAGGATACGGGCTGGTTCGATATCGGCCTCGACATAGAATTCCAGGGGCGCACCGTTCCCCTTCTCCCCCTCCTCACCCAGTGGCTCGAAGAGGGGGAGAGTGAAGAGCCGCTCTTTGTCGACATCGGCGCAGGGAGCTGGCTCGAAGTCCCGCGCAGCGTTCTCAAGCCGATTGTCGGAACCCTCCTCGAACTCTATCAGAAGCAGTCCGTCGGCGAAAATGGCCAACTGCGCCTCCCCCGTCAGCAGGCCCCGCTGCTGCAGGTTCTCGAAGAGCAGCTCTGCCGGGAGGGGGGACGCCTGCGCTGGCAGGGGGGCGCAAAGATTCGTCGCCTGGCCGAAGAGCTGCGCAATTTTCAGGGGGTTGAGGCCGTCCCGGCCCCTCTCGGACTCTGTGCCACCCTGCGTCCCTACCAGGAGCGGGGATTGGCCTGGCTGCAGTTCCTTCGCGGCTACGGGTTCGGCGGCATTCTTGCCGACGACATGGGGCTCGGCAAGACCGTTCAGACCCTGGCCCATCTCCTCGTCGAACTCGAGGCCGGACGCCTGGAGCGGCCGGCCCTGGTGGTCGCCCCGACAAGCGTGCTGAGCAACTGGCAGAGCGAAGCCGCCCGCTTCGCTCCGGAACTGCGGATCCTGGTGCTGCACGGCTCGAAGCGCGCCGAGCATTTTGCCGCTCTCGAGGGCTACCACCTGGTCATCACCTCCTACGCCCTCCTCCCCCGGGACGTGGCGACCCTCGTCCGCACGTCCTGGCACAGCGTCATTCTCGACGAGGCCCAGTACATCAAAAACCCCAAATCCCGGGCCGCCCAGGCCGCCTGCGCCCTCCCGGCGGCCAACCGGCTCTGTCTCACCGGTACCCCCCTCGAAAACCATCTCGGCGAGCTCTGGTCCCTCTTTCACTTCCTCATGCCCGGCTTTCTCGGTCAGGAAACCGCCTTCAATACCCTCTTCCGCTATCCCATCGAAAAACGCGGCGTCGGCGGCCGCCGTCAGCAGCTGGTGCGCCGCATCGCCCCCTTCATCCTCCGCCGCGACAAGGTTCAGGTGGCCACGGAGCTGCCGTCGAAGACGGAAATCATCCAGCGCGTGGAGTTCGACAGCGCCCAGCGGCGGCTCTACGAGAGCATCCGGGTGGCCATGGCCGACAAGATCGGAAAAATTCTCAAGGCCAAGGGGCTGGCCCGTTCGCACATCGAGATGCTCGATGCCCTGCTCAAGCTCCGCCAGGTCTGCTGCGACCCGCGGCTGGTCAAGCTCGAGAGCGCCCGCAAGGTCAAGGACTCGGCCAAGCTCCAGGTGCTGATGGAGATGCTTGAAGAGTTGATGGACGAAGGGCGCAAGGTGCTGATCTTCTCCCAGTTCGCTTCCATGCTCCTTTTGATCGAAGAGGAACTCCAGGCGCGGCAGATCAAATACAGCAAGCTCACCGGCCAGACGCGCAAGCGCGATGCCGCCATCGCACTCTTTCAGACAGGCGAGGTTCCCGTCTTTCTGGTGAGCCTCAAGGCCGGAGGGGTCGGCCTCAACCTCACGGCCGCCGACACGGTGATCCACTACGATCCCTGGTGGAATCCCGCCGTTGAAAACCAGGCCACCGACCGTGCCTATCGCATCGGCCAGGACAAGCCGGTCTTTGTCTACAAACTGGTCGCCGCCAATACGGTCGAAGAAAAGATTCTCCAGTTGCAGCAGCGCAAGCAGGCCCTGGCCGGGGATATCTATCAGAAACGGCAGGGGGAGGAAGACAGCGTCTCCGGCCTGCGTGCCGAAGATTTTCTCGGATTGTTTGACGGATGA
- a CDS encoding CAAX prenyl protease-related protein gives MTQKAFPRIIPFALFMSFIAIEQTAVVLRSKGWLPLEAATLTWLYPLKALAVALALFLLRKHYDEWRFKDFRRLGHTALSIGVGALIFFLWIHMDCPVLSPSPPPGYNPDLIEDSTLRIVLIGSRLFGAVLVVPVMEELFWRSFLLRYLIDKDFGQVAVGLFTWPSFLITALLFGLEHHYILAGVMAGFAFNLLLYHTRSIAQCTLSHAVANLALGIYVLQGSRWHFW, from the coding sequence ATGACCCAAAAAGCTTTTCCCCGGATTATCCCCTTCGCCCTCTTCATGAGCTTCATCGCCATCGAACAGACGGCCGTTGTACTTCGGTCCAAGGGGTGGCTCCCTCTCGAAGCAGCGACCCTGACCTGGCTCTACCCCCTCAAGGCCCTGGCGGTCGCCCTGGCTCTCTTTCTGCTGCGCAAACACTATGACGAATGGCGGTTCAAGGACTTCAGGCGGCTCGGACACACCGCCCTCAGCATCGGCGTCGGGGCGCTGATCTTTTTCCTGTGGATCCACATGGACTGCCCCGTCCTCTCCCCGTCGCCGCCGCCGGGGTACAATCCGGATCTTATCGAGGATTCCACCCTGCGGATCGTGCTGATCGGAAGCCGACTGTTCGGCGCGGTTCTGGTCGTTCCGGTCATGGAAGAGCTCTTCTGGCGCTCCTTTTTGCTGCGCTACCTGATCGACAAGGATTTCGGCCAGGTTGCGGTCGGTCTCTTCACCTGGCCTTCGTTTCTCATCACCGCTCTCCTCTTCGGCCTCGAGCACCACTACATCCTCGCCGGCGTCATGGCCGGCTTCGCCTTCAATCTCCTCCTCTATCACACCAGAAGCATCGCCCAGTGCACCCTTTCCCATGCCGTCGCCAATCTGGCTCTGGGAATCTACGTTCTGCAGGGGAGCCGGTGGCACTTCTGGTAA
- a CDS encoding ADP-ribosylglycohydrolase family protein produces the protein MLGALAGDIIGSRFEWANHKSKDFDLFTEESRFTDDTVHSVALAESLLDGRPYGELLRTYHRLYPDAGYGGRFDAWARGGDNRPYGSYGNGSAMRVSPVAWFYDDLEAVLEGARRSAVVTHDHPEGIKGAQAVAAGIFLGRSGAGKQGIRTFVEERFGYDLSASLDSIRPGYTFDATCQGSVPEAFIAFFEGEDFEDTLRNAVSLGGDSDTLACIAGSLAEGFYGAVPEAIAGEVWGRLDKRLAAVVRRFLRAL, from the coding sequence ATGCTCGGCGCTCTTGCGGGAGACATCATCGGTTCGCGGTTCGAGTGGGCCAACCACAAGAGCAAGGATTTCGACCTCTTCACCGAAGAGAGCCGCTTCACCGACGACACCGTGCACTCCGTCGCCCTGGCCGAATCCCTCCTCGACGGCCGTCCCTACGGCGAGCTCCTTCGGACGTACCATCGCCTCTACCCCGACGCCGGGTACGGCGGCCGCTTTGACGCCTGGGCGAGAGGGGGAGATAACAGACCCTACGGAAGCTACGGCAACGGCTCGGCGATGCGCGTCAGCCCCGTCGCCTGGTTTTATGACGATCTCGAGGCCGTCCTCGAGGGGGCGCGGAGAAGCGCCGTCGTCACCCATGACCATCCCGAAGGGATCAAGGGGGCCCAGGCCGTTGCCGCCGGGATCTTTCTCGGCCGCAGCGGCGCAGGAAAACAAGGGATCCGCACCTTCGTCGAGGAGCGCTTCGGTTACGACCTCTCTGCCTCCCTCGACTCCATCCGTCCCGGCTACACCTTCGATGCCACCTGCCAGGGTTCCGTCCCCGAGGCCTTTATCGCCTTTTTCGAAGGGGAGGACTTCGAGGACACCCTCCGAAACGCCGTCTCTCTCGGCGGCGACAGCGACACCCTCGCCTGCATCGCCGGCAGCCTCGCCGAGGGATTCTACGGCGCCGTCCCCGAGGCCATCGCCGGGGAAGTCTGGGGGCGGCTCGACAAGCGCCTGGCCGCGGTGGTCCGGCGCTTTTTGCGGGCCCTCTGA
- the prsT gene encoding XrtA/PEP-CTERM system TPR-repeat protein PrsT produces the protein MITSALLVLGLCSCGNQTKEELLLEGNRLLKEGNVQGSVVLYKNALEKDQNYFEARYQLADAYLLMGRNENAERELEKVSRQNPDFRELSLKFAELYIRTDRTAKAIDVLERYRAKPGEECRVLDLLGRAHVAAGDHEKALELFDSALKLDPANQNAMFHLAQLYLKLENEGEARVLLDALLRIGPQNRNALYLMAQLEIEAGAPEKALQHFLQLLEMNPADFQAAYMAGSLYLGLGEIQKGSVLAESLLQSFPDKAEGHLLSGMVAFARKDYGASVVELQKALRLREALNAYYLLGLSYDRQGKNELALNQFQKVLDLQPEAFQARNMLAMTLLKQGRVEEAIVEAQRVLTHAPGNGLAHNLLGSAFMATSRFDEAMAEFEQATQLDPQLADAYLKMGLLNLATGNAAQAEEELVKGIAAAPEVLENRLILASHYLRQENFQGAMELMKQGLTGGESDALLYNYMARIAFSQNKTDEGIACLEKAQAVKPDYFSPYFDIAFYETATGNYSRALAQYQRVLQIDPKNLRALLARGSLLEVTGKLNEARASYESAKKTGELQGYLALGRFAHDNKKFDEALAVVREGLERLPANPSLLEFEGKLLLEQGKADEAIRVFEHLEKIVPGRGMAIVIEVYLKQGANHKAIARAEAVMSSQPDHPAGYLLLSRIYENQGEAARALDLLQGAPATCKNREMLQMRMAGVHENSGSMSMAMDIYQELEKTRPDFFPAVFALGRIHDQRGNKVEALRCYQKVLERAGNFVPALNNLAYLYADNYGNREEALKLAIRAFRNDPENPGVMDTLGYVLLKNDRPADAVKVLEKAVVQLKDNPTVWYHLALAYEALGNRGKAIELLSRAVSTGDFPEAVQTRELLKKLKS, from the coding sequence TTGATAACCTCCGCCCTTCTTGTTCTGGGGCTCTGCTCCTGCGGCAATCAGACCAAAGAAGAACTGCTCCTTGAGGGGAATCGTCTACTCAAAGAGGGGAACGTCCAAGGTTCGGTGGTCCTTTACAAAAATGCCCTGGAAAAGGACCAGAACTATTTCGAAGCCAGATATCAGCTGGCTGATGCCTACCTGCTGATGGGGCGCAACGAAAACGCCGAACGGGAACTGGAAAAGGTCTCCCGGCAGAATCCCGACTTTAGAGAGCTTTCCCTGAAGTTTGCCGAACTCTATATCCGTACTGATCGCACCGCGAAGGCCATCGATGTTCTCGAACGCTATCGGGCGAAACCTGGCGAGGAATGCAGGGTCCTCGATCTTCTCGGCAGAGCCCATGTCGCCGCCGGAGATCATGAAAAGGCCCTGGAACTCTTTGATTCGGCACTGAAACTCGATCCGGCCAATCAGAATGCCATGTTTCACCTGGCCCAACTCTACCTGAAGCTGGAGAACGAGGGCGAGGCCCGGGTTCTCCTTGATGCCCTGCTACGGATCGGGCCGCAGAACAGAAATGCCCTTTATCTGATGGCCCAGTTGGAAATCGAGGCGGGGGCCCCGGAAAAAGCGCTGCAACATTTCCTGCAACTTTTGGAGATGAATCCGGCGGATTTCCAGGCCGCTTACATGGCAGGGAGTCTTTACCTGGGACTGGGTGAGATCCAAAAGGGGTCCGTTCTGGCCGAGAGTCTCCTCCAGAGCTTTCCCGACAAGGCTGAAGGGCATCTGCTCAGCGGCATGGTTGCTTTTGCGCGCAAGGATTATGGCGCATCCGTTGTCGAACTGCAAAAGGCTCTGCGCCTGAGGGAGGCCCTCAACGCCTATTATCTTCTCGGGTTGAGTTACGACCGGCAGGGGAAGAATGAACTGGCTCTCAACCAGTTCCAGAAAGTGCTCGATCTGCAGCCCGAAGCGTTTCAGGCCCGCAACATGCTGGCCATGACCCTGCTGAAGCAGGGGCGGGTCGAAGAGGCCATCGTCGAAGCGCAAAGGGTTTTAACCCACGCCCCAGGAAACGGCCTGGCTCACAACCTCCTGGGAAGCGCCTTTATGGCGACAAGTCGCTTCGACGAAGCGATGGCCGAGTTTGAGCAGGCCACACAACTTGATCCTCAACTGGCCGATGCCTATCTGAAAATGGGATTGTTAAACCTGGCGACAGGAAATGCCGCACAAGCCGAGGAGGAACTGGTCAAAGGAATCGCCGCCGCACCTGAAGTGCTGGAGAACCGGCTGATCCTGGCCTCCCATTACCTGCGGCAGGAGAATTTTCAGGGGGCAATGGAGTTGATGAAACAGGGGCTTACCGGAGGGGAATCGGATGCCCTTCTCTACAATTACATGGCCCGGATTGCCTTCAGCCAGAATAAGACCGACGAAGGAATTGCCTGTCTGGAGAAGGCTCAGGCCGTCAAGCCCGATTACTTCTCCCCCTATTTCGATATCGCTTTTTACGAAACCGCCACGGGAAATTATTCCCGGGCCCTGGCGCAGTATCAACGGGTTCTCCAAATCGATCCGAAAAACCTCAGGGCTCTGCTGGCTCGCGGGTCGCTTCTTGAAGTGACGGGCAAATTAAATGAGGCCCGCGCCAGTTACGAATCGGCAAAAAAAACAGGGGAGCTGCAGGGGTATCTTGCTCTGGGGCGCTTTGCGCACGACAACAAAAAGTTCGATGAGGCGCTGGCGGTCGTTCGGGAGGGACTGGAAAGATTGCCGGCCAACCCCTCTCTGCTTGAATTCGAAGGAAAACTTCTTCTCGAACAGGGGAAGGCCGACGAGGCCATCAGGGTCTTTGAACATCTGGAAAAGATCGTTCCAGGACGGGGGATGGCCATTGTCATCGAGGTTTATCTGAAACAGGGAGCGAACCATAAGGCCATTGCCAGGGCAGAGGCCGTCATGTCCAGCCAACCGGACCATCCCGCAGGTTATCTGTTGCTCTCCCGCATCTACGAGAATCAGGGAGAAGCCGCCCGGGCTCTCGACCTGCTGCAAGGGGCTCCTGCGACCTGTAAAAACCGGGAAATGTTGCAGATGCGCATGGCCGGCGTCCATGAAAATTCGGGGAGCATGTCCATGGCCATGGACATCTACCAGGAACTGGAGAAGACGCGCCCCGACTTCTTTCCGGCGGTATTCGCCCTCGGGCGTATTCACGATCAACGTGGCAATAAAGTCGAAGCTCTCAGGTGTTATCAAAAAGTTCTGGAGAGGGCGGGAAATTTCGTTCCGGCCTTGAACAATCTGGCCTATCTCTATGCCGACAATTACGGAAACAGGGAAGAGGCCTTGAAGCTGGCCATCCGGGCCTTTCGCAATGATCCGGAAAACCCCGGAGTCATGGACACCCTGGGCTACGTTCTGCTGAAAAATGATCGACCTGCCGACGCCGTGAAAGTCCTGGAAAAGGCGGTCGTGCAACTGAAGGATAA